CCTAGGCAACCCAAACTTGGGCTCCATGTCGGGTAAAGTGTCAGAACCCCCACACACCTGGCATGCATCACCCATGAGTGTTCTTCCACTCCCTGTATGTGTGAAGACAGGAGGGTCGGGGGGAGAGGGACTGCCAACCCTTTTGACAggccaggaaactgaggctcagagcggtGAAGGGACTCACCTAGACTGAGCCCCGGGTAGGACCAGACCAGGACTTGGGCTTCCTCATTCTTCCTGGTGAGGATGGTTTTGAAATCTGTGAACTCAGTCACCAGAAGAGAGACATGGAGACTTCTGGAATGTGAACTACATAATATTCCTAGGGCAGCTTTCGAAtgttgccttttaaaaaacaaaatcccgGAGCTGTGTCTACAGCAGCTCCTACCCGTTTGTCACTCTTGGCATATTGTCCAGGCTTCCCTCTCAGTCTGACACACCTTGCCTGTATGGTTAATGCAAAGTTAGTACCCAGAACCTGGTACCCATCAGCCTCATAGTCATTAAATGACTGTACGGGTAAGCAGGAGTTGGTGTGGCTCATTCGGTTAATTGAGGGGCTCTGGCTCCCCTGTCTGTGCCTACCCTCTGtgtttcactgctgtggcccccaGCCCCACATGCCGTGCTTCAGACAGACTCAcctctgtgtcttctctttcagttcttttcGTGTTTAGTGATGATTGCCTACGGAGTGAGCGCTTTCCTCAGCTTCCAGGCCTGGCGAGGAGTAGGCAGCAATGCAGCCACCAGTCAGATGGCTGGTGGCTATGCCTAAAGCACCTGTGCCGTGGGCCACTGCGGGCGGAAGGCTACAGcctgctcccagtgcaggtgGCTCCAGAAGCCTGAAGTCTGCGCCCTGTACAGAGTCAGCCTGGAAGAGACTACGCATGCTCATCTCTGCTCATCAGGCTCCTCGGGCTCACCCGACACTCCCAAGGAATCAGGACCCTTCCTCTGGCAGTCATGTGGCCTGGAGACAGGCCAACAGCCAAGATAGTCCTCTCTGCCCTCCATATTCAGAAGGTGATGGGGGATACaggactctcttgctttgtccttAGGACTTCGTGTCCAAGGCCGAGACCTAGCCTTCTCGCCAGCACTAAATACACTAACAGTGAACTCTACACCCACAGCCCCTGACTCACCATAGAATAAGCCTAACAAGCATCAAGTATTTATCCTAGTTTTTGTTCTGGGAAAGCTGAGCAAACCCATGAAACCATTCTGATTCCTGAAAACATTAATTCTGGTTTGACCCTCCCCCAAGCCAACATGTTCACTTGTAGGGAAGCATGTAGAAAGGGTTATGATTCTGACAGCATGGTTTTCCTTTCCTGCCTTTCGAACGTACCAGTTATTTAAAACAAATCAGTTTTAAGAGACTCTCAGTGATGAAAATCTGATCCAGGCTTCCCTCCCTTTCCCAAGcccttgttttctcattttccctttgGGGAAACTAACATCAATGCTGACTGCCTCCCTGACGCTGTTAATTAGGCACCTGGGACGGGAGGGAAAGTAAGGCCTTGCTGGTGAGCTGCCCTGTGCGTGGtggtaactttttgttttttacaaaaataaagaccGAAGAACTTATTTGGAACTTAGTTGGGGAATCATAGTTAGAGATGCTTATAAACACCAGGAAGCCGTAACCTAAGTCAGTACAGTTGGCCTTCTGTATTTGTGGGTTTCACATCCGAGGATTCAAACAATCGGTTGATATACCTACCTTGATAGCTTGTGAAGTTCAGAGATCAGACAATCCAGGTGCTTAGTGTGTGGAGCTGATAGTAGAGAGAAGGGGGAGCAGCAGGCGGGGGTCCCCCTGAGCTTATTTTCCTACTACAGCACAACATGCTCTGAATAACAAGCCACAGGCATTTCTGGGCACCCCTTGGTCccaccttaaaaaactgggaacaaTGAAAGTGTAACTAGATTCAAACAATTGTGGATGAGCTCCTCTCTGGGGGAGAGGGGCAGTGGAGGGGGTAGGTTAAGTCAGATACCCATTTCCCAGCTGGCCCGGTATAGGCCTAGTTTGGGCCTGTTGTCCTGGGATGACAATTAACTGCATCCCTTTTTACTCTCCAGTGCCTCAGAGTTTGAATAATAAATTATAGTCATTGCAGGATCAAGCCATAAGAAGAGCATTTTTAAGGAGGACCAACCTATTTTCTTTTGAGgcttaagagaaaacaaaatcctCATCTAGGCTTCTGACACCCTGAAACAGCTTCTTTGGGTGGAGATGTTAACATGCTTTGTCAAACAACTACCTTGTGGTTCAGGCCAATGCCCCCCAAGTCCTCAGCCCCTGCTGTGTGGGTGAACAGTGCTGCCCAGGGCTGAGGCCTAAGCTATAGGAAGAGGCAAGTGTCCTCTGAAGCTGGGGCCAAACACTGCGCTTTCTCATGCTGGCCATACCTGTTGCGGTCggtcagctgtgtccgactctgtgaccccacagactgcagcatgccaggcttccctgtccttcactgtgtcccagagtttgctcacactcatgtccattgaatcagtgaagccatccaaccatctcatcctttgttgtccccttctcctcctgccctcaatctttcccagccccagggtcttttccaatgagtctctttgcatcaggtggctaaagtactggagcttcagcatcagtcttttcaatgaatattcagggttgatttccttcaggatgactggtttgatctccttgctgtccaagggactctcaagagtctcctctaatACCATAgatcaaaagcatcgattctttggtgctcagtcttctttatggtccagctctcacatccatacatgactactagaaaaaccatagctttgactatatggacctctgtcagcaaaataatatctctagctttttaataatgctgtctaggttagtcatagcttttcttccacagaacAACGgtctccttggaagagaagagaCACCTAAGCCCCTCTAAAGGTGGCACATGATGACATAAGTTCCTGAGTGGACAGAGAGAGAGTTCTagtaagtttttttgtttttttttttaaatcagaaagccTATTTCCTAATGGAAAGCTATAGCAGGCTTGGCTGCTTTTTTTCTGAGtggaaaaggatgaaaaaaaaaaaacccatctgccTTTCTTGTTCACTTTTCATAATTTCATCTTTGGATTTGTCCACTTGCTTTTTCTCACCCAGACTGATCAGTGGGGTCTTCATCAAGTGCTTCCAACATGCCTGGCCTGTGACGGGCAGTCCCATTTATAAAAAGCAAGAAGGGTAAGCAAGGCCAGGAGAGTCAGTGTTTAAGGAAGCCTTTGGCTTGAAAGACCAAAGCTCTGATAACTTGATGGCAGCAGCAATAGTACACAAGGGACTGGttcatttagaaagatggtttaTGCAAAACACCTCAACTTCTACTCATGGTACAAAAGTATTTAATAAGTGCCATGTCGGTACAGAAAAACACACAGCCTGTAGCTCATCCTTTAAAACCAAAAGAGTCAACTGGTAGAGATtcctatttttactttaaaaataaaaacaaaaaactaagtaCACATTGGGAATTGAACTActacattttttctttcactcaTGTTTTCCGGCCAGTAATGTTCTATCCAACACTATAATAAGACAATGTACTGAATCTAAGCAGTATGACCAGTAAAGCTGTTTGCTATCTCCTACTCGTGCTAAGCTAGACCATGGAATACTATCTTGGTAGGGTTATTTTGACAGCGAAAAAGGAAGTGCAGAGCCCCTACCCCAAACCTAAGGAGCTGATTTACACAGAAAGGGTTTTAAGCAAACCTGCACAAATACGAACATGCTCTAAGAAAAGGATATATTTTAGACTACTTCCAGCATACATTCATTGGCACCCAGTAAATGGACCACCAAGGTAGAAAGCATTTAGCTTTCATAGCACTAACAGCTAAAAAGCACACAGCATATAATACTTTGATCTTGAAGTGGGTAATCATGGAAGTTCCAAGATTGTATCCACTAGGTTAGCCTGAGTATTCatctataaaaatagtttttcaaaCACACGTAAAGGAGGGTTATGGAAACAATGGGACCACATCTGGACTTGTAGAAGACAGTGATACAAAGACTGTGCATGTAAGACTAGGAATTGATTTTCCCATGTTAGCTTTTAGGTAAAGGAAATCTCTGTAAGTTGATTCCTACTAGCTGTGATGGTAGGATTTTCAGAAATCTTGAGATGGGCAGCTAGCTGCAGTTAACCCCTAAATAAATCCTCCCAGTCAAAACCCCCACTGAGGCTGTAGGACTCAAAACTGTGATCCATATAAAGAGCTGTGAATGCACGAAAAGCCTCCTGGGATATGTAAGGCCTGCTGGGCCAAGAAGAGTTGATGATGGCGAATTTTCCCAACATGGACACCCCAACATGAATGCTGGGGACAGGCATCCCAGGTAGAATGCTGGACTTGGGTGTGCTGCAGGAGCCAGACTCCGAAGCCTCAGAGAGGGGTCTACTAAGGGAGGAGTACTAGGGTTACCAAAAACAAGAATGTCTTGTCCCAGGAAGGTCAGGTAATTATCTTCTGACCCATCAATACTTAACATTAATGAagagttgcagaagagtcagtCTTTCCAAGATGTATTCTTCTGACATCATTAGCCAAAGCCTCTCCCAGTCTATTGAGCTGGTGACGTCCAAAAGAGCCCAGAGCCTGAAGTGGGACCTAGGGCCGCATATTGTTCTGGGAGGCTGGCACAGAAGATGATTTGCAGAGTGAAGTCACCACTAAACCACTGCTCAAGTCCAGTCCCCGGCCTTCTTTTTCCTACAAGAGAATATCACAACTTTAAGAGGCAAGGGACAGAAGAAAGTCCTTTCTAGCTCTGACTGGGGAGGGAGATGCTTAGGGTGGGAGGGCGGGCCACCAGGGAGCACACAGGAAGAGGGAGGATgtgattttgcatttttgttcAGCACTGGTCACTCAAAAAATGTACCTCTCAGGGTACAATGGAGGTCCAGCGGTTAAGCCCCACTGCAGgtagcatgggtttgatccctcattggGAGAagtaagatcctgtgtgccaagCAGCaaggccaaaacaaacaaaacaaaaaacacctctcttcaatgaaaaatatttccttctcctattAAGATCCTGCGTTACAAGAACGGCAAGGCAATTAAGACCTGTTTTTTGGCTTtgtccttttgattatacagGGACCCTGTAGGATGCCTGGGACCTTTGGTTTCACCAAAACTATGAGAGTGTAGTTCTTCACAAGCGCCCTGGGCCCCGGCCAGTGGGGGACAGCAGCTGCTCTGCTGGCACGCTGCTCGCTGTCTGGCTGACACTGGCCAGTCTTACAGCGGGGCGCACAGAGGGTGGTTTGTGCCTGACAGGTCCACTTGGAATTTTCTAAGTGGTTCACTGTAGCATAACAGACAAGAAGGACTTACTGCTCGGTAGTccagaaacatttctttaaaagccaGGAAATCCGTAAATGTGAGCAGCATGTCAAAAATGTCACCAGCCACTTCATCTTTATGGTGCCTGCGAAGGAAAAGGGTGGTTGCTTCATGAACAATTGATGACACAGACCATCTCCTTGAGATTTCCTTCAAAGGTATGGAGGGCCTCCCACCCAGGACCTAACCACCAAGTGCTCTGAAGCTTGATGTTCAAGcactaggggggaaaaaaaggaggaaggtCTATGAATTTTCAGAGTTGAGGAGGAGCAAGGTACCAAGAGGTTAAAAAAAGTCAACTTCAACTCACTGTAAAGTTGTAGTGAAAGCCGCCATGTTAAATCCAGGAATCCGCTCCAACAGCTGTTCTTCTATATACTTTTCTACCAAAGAAATCTGTAACAGTAAAACTTCTTTTCAGAAAGCCTGTTCTCCAGCCCTTTGCAAACATTTCTGTGTGCCTGGCTCCCAGCTGAGAGCTGGGGGCACCAGAGAGAACCCAAACCCAGCTCCTCTCTTCAGTGAGCtcatcccacccctgccctccgCCCTCCAGGGGAGAGGTGTACGCAGGTAATTACACTGCAACAAGAGGAATGCTCCCAGATGGATAGGGTTAGAGAGCAGAAGGGCTCCCACCCCCCATGGCATGAAATGAAGAGTGGAGTAAGTGGGGGCTTTTCTGCCTGGGTAGATAGAATCTGtggaaagaaacaaatgaaaaagcatACAGTGAAAGGCAGTCATGGATCTGTTACAAGCGGAGGCTTGGCTTAAGAAACTTTAACCAACTCTGctgtacttttgcattcaagGAATTAAGTCCTGGAGGCTCAAACTTCTCAGACAGAGGAGATCCTAACAGGAGGCTGCACAGGGCCTTGGCATATACAAAGACCCAAGGGTCCAGAGCCAAGGTTCCTGGGTTATAGTTTGGTTTTGCCACCAACTGGTTTTCACTTTTATCTGTCATGCACACTTGATTGAATTACGTAGTAAGAAAAAATAGTGTGTGAAAGCTGAAAGGTCAAAAGTATGTAAGTGCAAGGTATGGTGAACCCATATACTGTAACTGAAAGCAGGATTATGATAAAGTCaaccatgtttttaaaatagatgaGATTATTAACTATTTGGAAAACAGCCCCAAGAACTatgcagaggaaaacaataggtaATGAAGACTAAACCCAATTCTAATTAGACTTCCTAGCAGGGTGCTGGTGGCAGATTCTAAAAATTGAGCAGATTTCAACATTATTTGAtcctaaattcatattttaaagaaatcctaAATTCATATTTCAAAGAAATCCTAATCTCCAGTAAGAATAATAGGAACCCACTtacatattcattaaaaataggTGTGTACGTGAGCTTATTCTCTTCCGTGTCTTCAAACTCCTGGTAGTACTTGTCCATGAAATTCCTCTGTAATAACTGGAACTCATCATCTGAATCGCAATAGgaaacatatattctttttaacaCGTAGGAATTAAATGgcagcagaaaagtgaaagtgaagtcacgtccaactctttgagaccccatggactgtagcctaccaggctcctctgtccatgggattttccaggcaagagtactggagtggattgccatttccttctccaggggatcttcccaacccagggctcaaacccgggtcACCCGCAtggtagacagacgctttaccatctgagccaccagggaagtcttctttCTAAATGGCCAAGCTTTAGGAGTGGGAAAGCTGAAGGTGTTCAGGGTAAAGTTCCGTATTAAGGTATTAAGAGCCTTCACACTGTGTGCAACCACCGCCACCACCCTCTAGTCCAGTTTAAACACAGCCAGACAGGGCAGGGTGGCTTAGGAACTCCACAAACCGTTCTCTTAAATTCAGCTGCAGTGGTAGAAACAGTGTAGTGATTAGATGGATGGGCTCTGATAGAGGCTAGACTACCAGAGTTTAAATTCCACCTCAGCCACTAACAATGGGTAACCTTGGGCAGGTTAATTTCTCTCAGTCCCAGTTTCTTCAACTTCAGAGTACCTATCATAAAAGATTGCTAGGTGGCATTTAGATGAGGAGTCACGTACAGTGACtgagtcatagcaaacacttatTAGGGTTTAGGGAATTTCAACAACCAAATAGAATATCGTTTCCAAAACAAAAGGAATGCTTCACAAATGGCCTAGACTTAGGAATAAATGCCCTGGGCTTACAGAAAGCTCATTTCCCTCACTGCACACAGGGTTCTTGTAGAGGCCAAAAGAACTCCAGGTATTCCTCAGTATTCACCAGGAATCCTCTGATCGACATGGGACCTTAATAGTGTATCTTCATCTGTATTTAGGAGTTAAGGTCATGAACCTTTATAGGACCCAAAGGTACAAAACTGAGTCAAGTGATTTTCACTAAACAAGACTAACAAATACAGCTAATAACACTAAACAACAGTGTTCTTTTCCTTATTCTCAGCAAACTTAAAGTCACCCATACGagagatttttttcaagtttttctctCCCACACATTTGTCTTAAATGACAGATGCCTGTTACCACTTATTACTTAGCAGGACCTATGGAtgccaaagtgaaagttgctcagttgtgtctgactctttgcgagctcatggactatacagtccatggaattctccagggcagtatactggagtgggtagcctttcccttcgccaggggatcttcccaacccagggatcgaacccaggtctcctgcattgcaggtggattcattaccagctgagccaccagggaagcccaaatgaatcCACAAATAGGAACTCAGGACCTAGGAAAATATGGAACCAGCTGAAGCATGACACCTTGTTCCTCATGGGCACGTGTGCTATGGTTACCTATTACACTGCTCTATGTCACAAAAATATTAAGACTCAAGACTACAAACCGCTCTTACTCTCTGAAATAAAGTAGTTAATATTTGCTGAAGTTTTGCCATGAGCCCCATAACTCCAAGGTACTCTGTTACCTGAATGAGTCCCTTCTGGGGACTGAATCTATGGTAATCAATTATTTTCAGGAGTAGGGGCTGTATGCCTTTAAGGCAAACAACAGGACGGCTTCCTTTGTATTTCAGCATGCCACTTTCAACATTATATGCAGCAtgatgttttctctctttttaaaaattaactctcCAAGTGGATTTTCAATGTCGTTAAAAGCAAGAGTCTAAAAACTAAAGAGCCGGAGTAGGGAAGCTTACCCATGATAATGTCCTCTAAATATCCAACCACAGCATCAAATTCTGCATCAGAGGCGGAAGAGCTGAAAAATAGACCTGGATTAGATACTGTTTCAGCTTAATtcctctccccccacccaaaTGTACT
The nucleotide sequence above comes from Bos indicus x Bos taurus breed Angus x Brahman F1 hybrid chromosome 18, Bos_hybrid_MaternalHap_v2.0, whole genome shotgun sequence. Encoded proteins:
- the ARL2BP gene encoding ADP-ribosylation factor-like protein 2-binding protein, yielding MDALEEESFALSFSSASDAEFDAVVGYLEDIIMDDEFQLLQRNFMDKYYQEFEDTEENKLTYTPIFNEYISLVEKYIEEQLLERIPGFNMAAFTTTLQHHKDEVAGDIFDMLLTFTDFLAFKEMFLDYRAEKEGRGLDLSSGLVVTSLCKSSSVPASQNNMRP